In Deferribacteraceae bacterium V6Fe1, one genomic interval encodes:
- a CDS encoding PD-(D/E)XK nuclease family protein: protein MSFKLYKVDLSINFVNFISKRLKGLAKNYGKVVFISANKRPIRFVEKSIDIDTSLKTEFYTIEEFARTVVTNYSDNLPIFHTKIEREIYFLDLIKGDENLNKRIGLDDAGLLSWAKRLSRLFDEIDRQLLEDRIKNFQYIEALPEAVTILENLKDLYAKYRRENENITYGGDIFRRAAKLTSEESFRQNYTGAIFIFTGLVYLSNSEVEIIKNIDEFADINFYVQTDLMDRERGLERFETFKVVDNLMAKLGKSVRNIEEEEIKPYSYEPSKIFFFQFTDTHNEAKKAVTLIEDKYKSFKNKYDSSNLAVILPDSKTLFPLLSYLENIDNLSLNISLSMPLKSTEVGVFVETLFMLLVDIKRKESIGVANSADSKTLLRFLNSSLLSLFKEQIINDINWIKNEIVKSEASVFQLDSNRAVFKKLLAPFLQTKNLIQLEEAFKNLFDNLDESKLRQETAKLSFQILQYFYFEVINNFRLIDKDRFGDLPFFYKLLSEIINDIIIPYEGHPLQGIQIMGMLEARLLTFENIVITDVNEGVLPSGDKIDPLLPESVKIELGLTSFKEKEMLMRYNFFRLIYSAKNTYILFKSGATGSDKFIRSRFVEQLLLIKEKNEKREIKIDSVPFSIPRLNKIENYIPKGEVESKFIDSIKHFSPSALNSYMKCPYSYYLKYIKAVPDRVRFDRDFEADTLGSIVHKYFEIHFGKVLGKILDEKLLDNVEYKILEDIKRLPEFLYEDRDNRIKNFLGRLTEFQIEGLKIILERRVKDYFKNIKSAGEIFKILETEKDIVNFGLKLKGRIDRVDELRDGRIRVIDYKTGSGKNTPYTRKVAKLIEMFDDIKDIYDDKNLTLVRDSLNSAQLPCYILLARECYEKDIISEIHYIGKKDRDFREVLTDENIDDYKKLIDYIMSHMKMTDKIYALPKEDICKFCEYESFCKFSV from the coding sequence ATGTCGTTTAAGCTTTACAAGGTTGATTTGAGTATAAATTTTGTAAATTTTATATCTAAAAGGCTAAAGGGATTGGCGAAAAATTATGGCAAAGTTGTATTTATCTCTGCCAATAAAAGACCTATCAGATTTGTAGAAAAAAGTATTGATATTGATACTTCTTTAAAAACGGAATTTTATACAATAGAAGAGTTTGCAAGGACAGTGGTGACAAACTATTCTGATAATTTGCCTATTTTCCACACAAAAATTGAAAGGGAAATATATTTTCTCGATTTGATAAAAGGGGATGAAAATCTCAATAAAAGAATTGGGCTTGATGATGCAGGCCTTTTATCCTGGGCAAAGAGACTTTCAAGGCTATTTGATGAAATAGACAGGCAGCTTTTGGAAGATAGAATAAAAAACTTTCAATATATAGAAGCACTACCTGAGGCCGTAACTATCCTTGAAAACCTAAAAGACTTGTATGCTAAATATAGACGTGAAAATGAAAATATTACCTATGGTGGTGACATTTTCAGGCGGGCTGCCAAACTTACGTCCGAAGAAAGTTTCAGACAAAATTATACCGGGGCAATTTTTATCTTTACAGGGTTAGTTTACCTTTCAAACTCGGAAGTTGAAATAATTAAAAATATTGATGAGTTTGCAGATATAAATTTTTATGTGCAAACGGATTTGATGGATAGAGAAAGAGGGCTTGAGAGGTTTGAGACATTTAAGGTGGTGGACAATTTGATGGCAAAGCTTGGCAAATCAGTCAGAAATATTGAAGAGGAAGAGATAAAGCCTTATTCTTATGAGCCTTCAAAAATCTTTTTTTTCCAGTTTACAGATACCCACAATGAAGCAAAAAAGGCTGTAACACTAATTGAAGATAAATATAAATCTTTTAAAAATAAATATGACAGCAGTAATTTGGCAGTAATCCTTCCGGATTCAAAAACCCTTTTCCCGTTGCTATCTTATTTGGAAAATATAGACAATTTGAGCCTTAATATATCTTTGAGTATGCCATTAAAAAGCACGGAAGTGGGGGTATTTGTAGAAACACTTTTTATGCTTTTGGTTGATATTAAAAGAAAGGAAAGCATAGGTGTAGCAAATTCTGCTGATTCCAAAACTCTATTGAGATTTTTAAATTCAAGCCTTCTATCCCTTTTTAAAGAGCAAATTATTAACGATATTAATTGGATTAAAAATGAAATTGTCAAAAGTGAGGCTTCTGTTTTTCAACTTGATTCAAATAGAGCTGTTTTTAAAAAACTTTTAGCCCCTTTTTTACAAACTAAAAATTTAATACAGTTAGAAGAAGCATTTAAAAATCTATTTGATAATCTTGATGAAAGCAAATTGAGGCAGGAGACGGCAAAATTAAGTTTTCAAATTTTGCAGTACTTTTATTTTGAGGTAATAAATAATTTCAGATTGATTGACAAAGACAGATTTGGAGATTTGCCATTTTTTTATAAGCTGTTGAGTGAGATAATTAATGACATAATTATCCCATATGAGGGGCATCCGCTTCAGGGCATTCAGATAATGGGGATGCTTGAGGCGAGACTATTGACTTTTGAAAATATCGTAATTACTGACGTTAATGAAGGTGTACTGCCTTCAGGTGATAAAATTGACCCCCTTTTGCCTGAATCGGTGAAGATAGAGCTTGGTCTTACCTCTTTTAAAGAAAAAGAGATGTTGATGAGATACAATTTTTTCAGGCTCATCTATTCTGCAAAAAATACCTATATCCTTTTTAAATCAGGGGCAACAGGGAGTGATAAATTTATCCGTAGCAGGTTTGTAGAGCAGCTTTTGCTGATTAAAGAGAAAAATGAAAAAAGGGAGATTAAAATTGATTCTGTGCCCTTTTCTATACCGAGATTGAATAAGATTGAAAATTACATACCAAAAGGGGAAGTAGAGTCAAAATTTATTGACAGTATAAAACATTTTTCACCTTCTGCATTAAATAGTTATATGAAATGCCCTTATTCTTATTATTTAAAATATATCAAGGCTGTGCCTGATAGGGTAAGGTTTGACAGAGATTTTGAGGCAGATACCCTCGGCAGTATCGTTCATAAATATTTTGAGATACACTTTGGAAAAGTTTTAGGCAAAATCTTGGATGAAAAATTGCTTGATAATGTAGAGTATAAAATTTTAGAAGATATAAAGAGGCTACCTGAATTTTTATATGAAGATAGGGACAATAGAATAAAAAACTTTTTAGGAAGGCTGACAGAGTTTCAAATTGAAGGGTTGAAGATTATATTGGAAAGAAGAGTAAAAGATTACTTTAAAAATATTAAAAGTGCTGGAGAAATATTTAAGATATTGGAGACAGAAAAGGATATTGTCAATTTTGGTTTAAAATTAAAGGGGAGAATTGACAGGGTGGATGAGCTTAGGGATGGAAGGATAAGAGTGATTGATTACAAGACAGGCTCAGGGAAAAATACCCCTTATACAAGAAAAGTGGCAAAATTAATTGAAATGTTTGATGATATTAAAGATATATATGATGATAAAAACCTTACCCTTGTGAGAGACAGTCTTAACTCAGCACAGTTGCCATGCTATATTTTACTTGCAAGGGAATGTTACGAAAAAGATATTATTTCTGAAATTCATTATATCGGGAAGAAAGATAGGGATTTTAGAGAAGTGCTGACAGATGAAAATATTGATGATTATAAAAAATTAATAGATTATATAATGAGCCATATGAAAATGACAGATAAGATTTATGCCCTGCCAAAAGAAGATATTTGTAAATTTTGTGAGTATGAGAGTTTTTGTAAATTCAGCGTATAG
- a CDS encoding mucoidy inhibitor MuiA family protein gives MKKLLYVFVIIFTIYGFCYPYSETNTKIEKVTVFIDSALINRSGKINITKGENLFIIKGLTTNVIDNTIQASIDKNIGKIVDVKVEKSYTSAANEEKINLLLQQIKEVENKIKMLGQEKKATENFIDIIGKSNPFSASLKLTAAELQNYSNFLENSLKKSYKDLAKIETEISTLNKEKDKLKNELSNIGGQNKESKNIILTVKGFKTAESKIELSYLVNGAGWSPLYNADVDTSNDSITFDIYTNITQSTGENWENVTMEISTAKSVSAKFSDVSPWYVDIYKPSQPVFYKEMRASKALIPEEIEDKLAGVDSNEPAVKEEGISFSFILRDTVTVPSDNQPHKVFIASKKITKNNLKEKLIKYVAIPKKSPYVFLTGLFNNPFEFPLFAGKVNIFVDGKFLNTENLSSTKAPAEQIQLPLGVDESLKVERKRLKKFTEYSGIVSKSEKIFFEYEIDIQNGKSKEVGIEVKDSYPISLNEQIKTHLETPTDKDAAISKDGIIIWQVNIPAKSNRKLNLKFDIEYPKELKISGIE, from the coding sequence ATGAAAAAACTGCTATATGTTTTTGTAATTATCTTTACCATTTATGGATTTTGTTATCCTTACTCTGAAACAAATACTAAAATTGAAAAGGTTACGGTATTTATAGATTCGGCACTTATTAACAGAAGCGGAAAAATAAACATAACAAAAGGGGAAAACTTATTCATTATAAAAGGATTAACTACAAACGTCATAGATAATACAATTCAGGCTTCTATCGACAAAAATATTGGCAAAATAGTAGATGTAAAGGTTGAAAAAAGCTATACTTCAGCTGCAAATGAAGAAAAAATAAATCTGCTTTTGCAACAAATAAAAGAGGTAGAAAACAAAATAAAAATGCTCGGACAAGAAAAAAAGGCTACAGAAAATTTTATTGATATTATCGGCAAGTCCAACCCTTTTTCAGCAAGCTTAAAATTAACTGCTGCCGAACTACAAAATTACTCTAACTTCCTGGAAAACAGCCTGAAAAAATCCTACAAAGATTTGGCTAAAATTGAAACTGAAATCTCTACTCTTAATAAAGAAAAAGACAAACTGAAAAATGAGCTTTCAAACATCGGAGGTCAAAATAAGGAATCAAAAAACATTATTCTCACGGTAAAAGGTTTTAAAACTGCGGAATCAAAAATAGAATTAAGCTATCTTGTAAACGGTGCAGGTTGGAGCCCTCTTTACAATGCTGATGTAGATACTTCCAACGATTCAATAACTTTTGATATCTATACAAATATCACGCAAAGCACTGGAGAGAATTGGGAAAATGTGACTATGGAAATTTCCACGGCCAAATCCGTATCAGCCAAATTTTCGGATGTATCACCATGGTATGTGGATATTTACAAACCTTCCCAACCGGTTTTTTACAAGGAGATGAGGGCATCCAAGGCCTTGATACCTGAAGAAATTGAGGATAAGTTGGCTGGTGTTGACTCAAATGAACCTGCTGTTAAGGAAGAGGGCATATCTTTTAGCTTTATATTAAGAGATACTGTTACTGTGCCTTCAGATAATCAGCCTCATAAAGTATTTATAGCTTCTAAAAAAATTACAAAAAACAACTTAAAGGAAAAGCTAATAAAATATGTCGCGATACCTAAAAAGTCACCATATGTATTTCTTACAGGGCTCTTCAACAACCCATTTGAATTCCCGCTTTTTGCCGGCAAAGTTAACATTTTCGTAGACGGGAAATTTTTAAATACTGAAAATTTGTCGAGCACAAAAGCTCCTGCCGAACAGATTCAGCTCCCTTTGGGAGTGGATGAATCTTTAAAAGTTGAACGAAAAAGACTTAAAAAATTTACCGAATATTCAGGAATCGTTTCAAAATCTGAAAAGATATTCTTTGAGTATGAGATAGATATCCAAAACGGCAAATCAAAAGAAGTAGGAATCGAGGTAAAAGACAGCTACCCTATATCATTGAATGAACAGATAAAAACACATTTGGAAACACCTACTGATAAAGATGCAGCCATTTCAAAAGACGGAATAATAATTTGGCAAGTCAATATACCTGCCAAATCAAACCGAAAGCTTAACTTGAAATTTGACATAGAATATCCTAAAGAGCTTAAAATAAGTGGAATAGAGTAA
- a CDS encoding LPP20 family lipoprotein, translated as MKKIFAIIVLLISFTNVMAENKEIFGIGYGQDREIAKKEALADLATQISVNIKSDFERVQKVLNNEIKSSAATSIIKTSSEIPLLGIKFEYQDDDKVIAILSSENSLSAYINEIEKLTVETNKLKTMSEQTNNSSLKYDYLLKILSNLKLLEKYKTVAIILGHSNFPVIDITESEIKDQLVKIQQTPDSLDTVVNIISKELTFNKIYIFPVKPKMSEEITEFSKLLKTMLAQKTDSVDTPENAEFLLRGNYEVINNKILLNMNLYNKNYNSIKNYSLIFDSKIINAQFQPQYQNFDYALLTGNVTRSNLKVKIGFKGYGTGEGIDLNAGDKVDLVINTNQPICYYIVGHVFNKNEKFSYLLPIGVYGDEFKGKIAGELVNTNYVVAENIEIAPPYGREVLQLFATTLGNDGKCELNIPSCHTNKDGYCVLENEPIVNVGKTRGLSFKNVSKNIETSEAIFSFTTFE; from the coding sequence ATGAAAAAAATCTTTGCCATAATTGTTTTATTGATAAGCTTTACAAATGTAATGGCTGAGAATAAAGAGATTTTCGGAATAGGCTATGGGCAAGATAGGGAAATTGCCAAAAAAGAAGCCCTTGCTGATCTTGCCACGCAAATTTCTGTAAACATCAAAAGTGACTTTGAAAGAGTCCAAAAAGTCCTAAATAATGAAATTAAGTCAAGTGCAGCAACAAGTATTATCAAAACTTCATCTGAAATCCCTCTGTTGGGGATCAAGTTTGAATATCAAGATGATGACAAGGTGATTGCAATCCTTTCATCTGAAAACAGTTTGAGTGCTTACATAAATGAAATAGAAAAACTTACAGTAGAAACCAATAAATTAAAAACTATGTCGGAGCAAACAAATAACTCATCTTTAAAATACGATTATTTGCTGAAAATATTAAGCAACCTGAAGCTTCTTGAAAAATACAAAACCGTTGCAATAATTCTCGGGCATTCTAATTTTCCTGTAATTGATATTACCGAAAGTGAAATCAAAGACCAACTTGTTAAAATTCAGCAAACCCCTGACTCCCTTGACACTGTAGTCAACATCATATCAAAAGAGCTGACATTCAATAAAATTTACATTTTTCCTGTAAAACCAAAAATGTCAGAGGAGATTACAGAATTTTCAAAATTATTAAAAACAATGCTCGCACAGAAAACAGATTCGGTTGACACCCCTGAAAATGCTGAATTTCTTCTAAGAGGAAATTACGAGGTTATAAATAATAAGATATTGCTAAACATGAATCTTTATAATAAAAATTATAATAGCATAAAAAATTATTCCCTAATATTTGATTCAAAAATAATTAATGCACAATTTCAGCCACAATATCAAAATTTTGATTACGCTCTACTTACCGGAAATGTTACAAGGTCAAACCTTAAGGTAAAAATTGGGTTTAAGGGGTATGGTACAGGCGAAGGTATTGACCTGAATGCAGGAGACAAAGTCGACCTTGTTATAAATACAAATCAACCCATTTGCTATTATATTGTAGGACACGTATTCAACAAAAATGAAAAATTCAGCTACCTGTTGCCTATAGGTGTTTATGGAGATGAATTTAAAGGTAAGATAGCCGGCGAACTTGTCAATACGAATTACGTAGTTGCGGAAAATATAGAAATTGCCCCACCCTACGGCAGAGAAGTATTGCAGCTTTTTGCGACAACATTGGGTAATGACGGAAAATGCGAATTAAACATTCCTTCTTGCCATACAAACAAGGATGGGTATTGTGTTCTTGAAAATGAACCTATCGTTAATGTGGGCAAAACAAGGGGGCTGAGCTTTAAAAACGTAAGTAAGAATATCGAAACCAGTGAGGCGATATTTAGCTTTACCACTTTTGAATAA
- a CDS encoding HD domain-containing protein encodes MINNTLIKKIFEAAYIQRWNDHLRPSMGFTELDKQAHKVIIAYVIGKIEETLGNNFNWLKLIEGSVFETLQRIITTDIKPPIFYKLKSVHGEKFNKWIYSEIKEKIGINDSLFFKNLEKYLFDESYCSFEKKILKAAHYLATYWEFKIIYEMNKNLYGIEKTRENILSEIENHYDLVSVKEIMTIRENTRNFIDLVGQLRFQQRWAHTPRMPETSVLGHMYIVAALGYFDNFNLQICDRLKYNYFFGGIFHDLPEVMTRDIISPVKRGVEGLDELLKEIEIQQIKENVLPLLPKSLHLEIEYFVKDEFECKFQEGGKTKFVGKEELFEKYNDDNFNPVDGKKIKEYDIIAAYFEALISIENGIKPITLLQAKENMEKKYKFLNIFINE; translated from the coding sequence ATGATTAATAATACTTTGATAAAAAAGATATTTGAAGCGGCATACATCCAGAGGTGGAATGACCATTTAAGACCGTCTATGGGGTTTACGGAGCTTGACAAGCAGGCTCACAAGGTAATTATTGCGTATGTCATCGGTAAAATAGAAGAAACCCTTGGCAACAACTTTAACTGGCTAAAGCTTATTGAAGGTTCTGTTTTTGAGACACTTCAAAGGATAATCACTACAGATATCAAGCCGCCAATTTTCTACAAGCTCAAAAGTGTCCATGGGGAAAAATTCAATAAATGGATATATTCCGAAATAAAAGAAAAAATCGGTATCAATGACAGTCTTTTTTTTAAAAATCTTGAAAAATATTTATTTGATGAGAGCTACTGCTCCTTTGAGAAAAAGATTTTAAAGGCTGCCCACTATTTGGCAACTTATTGGGAATTTAAAATAATTTATGAGATGAATAAAAATTTATACGGTATCGAAAAGACAAGGGAAAATATCCTGTCAGAAATAGAAAATCACTATGACCTTGTTTCAGTGAAAGAGATAATGACAATCAGAGAGAATACAAGAAATTTTATCGACCTTGTAGGGCAATTAAGGTTTCAACAAAGATGGGCACATACTCCGCGAATGCCTGAAACAAGTGTGCTTGGACATATGTATATTGTTGCAGCACTTGGATATTTTGATAATTTTAATTTACAAATTTGTGATAGGCTAAAATACAATTATTTTTTTGGTGGTATTTTTCATGACTTACCTGAAGTGATGACAAGAGACATTATCTCTCCCGTGAAAAGGGGGGTAGAGGGGCTTGATGAGCTTCTCAAGGAGATTGAAATTCAGCAGATAAAGGAAAATGTGTTGCCACTATTGCCTAAGTCACTCCACTTAGAGATAGAATATTTTGTAAAAGATGAATTTGAATGCAAATTTCAAGAAGGTGGAAAAACTAAATTTGTTGGCAAAGAGGAGCTTTTTGAAAAATATAATGATGATAATTTTAATCCGGTAGACGGCAAAAAGATAAAGGAATACGATATAATCGCCGCATATTTTGAAGCCCTTATCTCCATTGAAAATGGCATTAAACCTATTACCCTTTTGCAAGCAAAGGAAAATATGGAGAAAAAATACAAATTTTTAAATATTTTTATCAATGAGTAA